A window of Maioricimonas rarisocia genomic DNA:
CTCTGAAGCTCTGGCATAGGTTTTGCCTAATTGTGAGGCATGTTGACTGATCAGCAGGAATTGCCGATCGTGAGCCGGAATTGCCTGGCGAAGCGACTGTTGACATGCCATGAGATTGGGCAGTCCTGCTGAGGGGCTGGGCATGGTGCCCGCCTTTGGATTTTGAGGAACGCATGTTCGAAGGCTGATGCGGATTATCGCCTACGAGGGACCGGCTGCCCGCCGCAAGCGCTCAACGACGGTGCCGTCAGGGGGGCAATGGAGCCAGCCGTATTCGACAACCGCAGCCACCGCAGCATTCGGACGGGGGCTACTGCAGTGCGCGGATCCTGCCGGATTGCGTCTGCTGCGTGAATCATGCTGTCGCCTCGCCATCATGGTTTTTAATGGAGACGATTCGAGATGAGCTTTCCCACCAGTCCCTCCGAGTTTTTCGACTTCTGCAAGGAGCACAATGTCCAGCAGCTCGACCTGAAGTTCTGTGACATCTTCGGGGCGTGGCAGCACTGTACGTACCCGATCGACATGGTCGACGACGGTGTCTTCGAAGACGGCTTCGGCTTCGACGGGTCCTCGATTCGTGGCTGGCAGGCGATTAACGAATCGGACATGCTCGCCGTTCCGGATCCCTCTTCGGCCCGCATCGATCCGTTCTTCGGAACGCCGACGGTCAGCCTGATCGCCGACATCTACGATCCGATCACCAAGCAGGCCTACGACAAGGATCCCCGTGGCGTCGCCAAGCGGGGCATCGAGTACCTGAAGCAGACCGGCATCGCCGACACCTGCTTTATCGGCCCGGAGCCGGAATTCTTCGTCTTCGACGACGTCCGCTACATGTCCACGCAGCGGAGCGCGATGTACGAGATCGACTCTTCCGAAGCGGCCTGGAATACCGGCCGCAGCGAAGAGGGGGGCAACCTGGGACACAAGGTCGGCTACAAGGGGGGCTACTTCCCCGTTTCGCCATCCGACACCATGCACGATCTGCGTAGCGCCATGGTGGCCGAACTGCAGAAGGTGGGCATCGTCGTCGAGGCGCACCACCACGAGGTCGGCACCGCCGGTCAGTGCGAGATCGACATGAAGTTCTCGCCGCTGATCCAGATGGCCGATCAGTTCCTGTGGTACAAGTACATCATCAAGAACGTCGCCAAGCAGCACGGCAAGACCGTGACGTTCATGCCCAAGCCGATCTTCGAAGACAACGGCAGCGGCATGCACACCCACATCTCGCTGTGGAAGGGTGGCGACCCGCTGATGGCCGGCGACGGCTATGCCGGCATGTCCGAAACGGGCCTGCACGCCATCGGTGGTATCATCAAGCACGGTCGGGCGCTGATTGCTCTGTCGAACCCGACGGCCAACAGCTTCCACCGTCTGGTGCCCGGCTTCGAGGCTCCCGTGACCCTGGCGATGAGCCAGCGGAACCGGTCGGCCAGTTGCCGTATCCCGATGTACTCGCCGAGCCCGAAGGCGAAGCGTGTCGAGTTCCGCTGCCCCGATCCTTCGGCCTGCGGCTACCTCAGCTTCACCGCGCTGATGATGGCCATGATCGACGGCATCCAGAACAAGATCGATCCGGGCGAGCCGCTCGATCGCGACATCTACGACATGACCCCCGAAGAACTGGCGGAGACCAACGTGGCTCCGAAGTCGCTCGGCGAGGCGCTGGACGCACTCGAAGCCGATCACGACTTCCTGACCGCCGGTGACGTCTTCAGCGAAGGGCTGCTCAAGTCCTTCATGGAGCACAAGCGGGAAGAAGAAATCGATCAGATCCGGCTGCGTCCGCATCCGTTCGAATTCGATCTTTACTACGACTGCTGATTCGGTTCGACTGAAGTCGATTCGAGTTCGGTACTTCCGTACTCGGAGATCCCAGCCCGGTGGCCCGTTGCCAGGCCACCGGGTCTTTCTATGCGCAGGCGAGTCACGCTGGAATGGCGTTGGTGGCCGGAATCCGTGGCACCCTGCGTTCGGGGGATCCTGCGGATGTCAGTGCGGCGTCACTCGCCGTCTGGACACGTCACGAGCCGATTCCTGTGGCTGCGCCACCCAGACACGTCGTGTGTCTGGGCCACCCGTCACCAACTATTTCAATGTTGCTTCCCGAGAAGACCGGTGGGGCAGGCATTCCTGCCTGCCGGCAAGCGTCGTGAAGAGTTTCGATCGGGACGGCGCACGGCTCGCAGAGCCGTGGCACCCTGCGTTCGGGGGATCCTGCGGATGTCAGTGCGGCGTCACTCGCCGTCTGGACACGTCACGAGGCGCTTCCTGTGGCTGCCCCACCCAGACACGTCGTGTGTCTGGGCCACCCGTCACCAACTGTTTCAACGTTGCTTCCCCAGAAGTCCGGTGGGGCAGGCATTCCTGCCTGCCGGCAAGCGTCGTGAAGAGTTTCGATCAGGGAAAGCGCAGGTAGAGTGGGGTAGCGCAGCGTAACCCACCATCCGAAAGGCATCACATGCTCACCCGACTGCGGCGTGAGAGCATGGCACCCTGTTCTCGGGGTGTTCGGGAGCAGCGGGAAGCCGCATGAACGCATGGCACCCGCCAGAACGGCCGCGCGACTCCGGGACGAGACTTCCCTCTGAAAATCGCCGCAAATGCCGCTGGCACACCATATGATGCTGCCCACCGGTCGCGGCCGGTGCGCTTTCGCGCTCACGTTTCACTGCTCGAGTCTCGAGCCTCACGCCTGCCCCGCCACACGGGCCACCGCACGCATGTGGGGACCTGCGTCGCTCAAGACTGACAGCTCACGCCCCCCCTCTAAAACCACTGTGTCTTGTCCACCAGATTCGTCGGCTCCTCGCCCGCGACGAAACGTCGTATGTTCTCGAGCAGCACGTCCAGGTGGCGCTCGGCAACCCGCGGAGATGCGGCGGCAACGTGCGGAGTGAGGATCACGTTCTCCATTCCCCACAGCGGATGATCCTCCGGCAGCGGTTCGGTTTCGAAGACATCCAGCGCGGCACCGGCGATGACGTTTCCTTCGAGTGCGTCCGTCAGATCCTGCAGGTCGACGATGATGCCCCGGCCGATATTGATCAGCACCGCCGACGACTTCATCCAACTGATCCGCTGTGCGTCGAACAGCTTCTCGGTTTCTGGCGTATGAGGGGCCGCGATGACGACGTAATCACTGGCGGCAAGCAATTCGTCAAGTCGATCGAGTGCCCACACGTCATCCAGGACGCCTTCGACAGGCCGCGGATACGGATCGACGCCCAGGACGGTCATTCCGAAGGCAGCGGCACGGCGCACGATCTCGCTGCCGATGTGCCCCACTCCCACCACCCCCAGTGTGCAGTCCCCCAGATGCTGGTGAGCGCGGTCGATTGGACTGACCTGGCCGGGCCCTGTTGCGAAGCCGGGGCGGGTCTGTTCTCCACCGATCGGCGACCACGTGTGATTGATCTGTTGCCTCAGGTACCGATGCAACTGCCGGGCAAAGCAGAGGACGTAGCCCATGACGTGATCGGCGATAACGTCGGAAAACAGTCCCCGCATGTTGCTGAGGCGGAGGGGATGCTCGATCAGTTCGGGGAACAGGTAATGCTCGAGGCTTGCCGTCGGAGACTGCACCCATTTCAGCTGTGTCGCGGCCGCGAGCAGGTCCGGGGTCAGCTTTCCGAAGAAGGCGTCGGCATCGACGATCTCACGAAGAGCAGCGTTCGCATCTGCCGGAGCGGCGACCTGCATGGGGCCGGCTGCACTCCGGATCGCTGCGAGGCGGCGGTCGTCCACAGGGGGGAATACGACGAATTTCATGGAAGGATTTCTGCAGTTGGATGGGCTCGGACGACTGGTGGGGAAGAACGTCGTTCCGGTTCCTGTCAAGCGACGGTTGGCCTGATGTTGTGCAAGAAAAAAAGTCCGCGAAACCTGCGTTGCTGTTTCGCACAGGACCGGTCAGAATGCCGGGCGTTTTGTTGAACGTCAACTTCGCACGACTGATCAGCATTCGTCAACGAGGCTGTCCATGCGCGATATCGATTGTGGCATCGATGATACGATTGCCATTGGGGAAGTCACCATCACTGTTCTCGACATCGAAGGCAACGAAGTCCGCCTCGGAATCTCCTCCCCGGAGGAGGGAATCGACTATCGGGAAGTTGTGTTGCAGGTCGGCGAATCCTGCCGTCCCCATGCCATGGATCTGGCTGCAGCCGTCTGCCTGAACTGAGGCGATCACCCACGAACGTGTCTCATACCCCGTACACCGCTGACGAAATCACGGCCCTGGGGCTCACCCCCGGACAGTTGCCTCGACACGTTGCCATCATCATGGATGGCAACGGTCGCTGGGCGCAGCGCCGTGGGCTGCCGCGCGTCGAAGGGCATCGTCGCGGTGTGACCAGCGTTCGCGCGGTCGTGGAGGAGTGCGCCAAACTCGAGCTCGACCAGCTCACGCTGTACTGCCTGAGCAGCGAGAACTGGAAACGCCCCCAGATGGAACTGGAGCTGCTGTTGAACCTGCTGCAGCGGTATGTCGTGGCCGAACGCGACGAGATCATGCGGCAGAACATCCGGTTCTGCACGATCGGTCGGACCAGCGAACTGAACCGCCGCGTGCTGCAGGAAGTGCAGAAGACGATCGAGCTCAGCCGCGAGAACGACGGCATGCGGCTCTGCCTGGCTCTCAACTACGGGGGCCGGGGTGAAATCGTCGATGCCGTGCAGGAGATCGCTCACGCCGTCAAAGACGGGCGGCTCAATCCGGACGAGATCACCGAGAGCACGGTCTCCGAGCATCTTTACACGGCGGGAATGAGCGATCCGGATCTGGTGATTCGCACGGCCAGCGAAATGCGGGTGAGCAACTTTCTGCTCTGGCAGATCAGCTACGCCGAGCTGTTCGTTACGCCGACGCTCTGGCCGGAATTCCGCGAACCGCACCTGCGTGAAGCGTTCAACGAGTATACGCAGCGCGAGCGTCGGTTCGGCGGCCTCAAGACATCCGGTCTGCAGCCGGCCCGGAACGGCTCGATTCCGGCAGACGGAACATGATTCCGTCCGGAGCCTTCTCGCCTGCCATTGCAATGCCGGCCACGCTATCATGCGTCCTGTCCGAATTTCCCTGCGGTTTCCGCACTTTTCCGGCTCACTGATACTTCCGCATGCCGCGACGTAAGATCAGCCGATCCAGGGGAACCCGTTGCACGACAACAGTGGAACGGTTCTCACGGTCGTGTGAGTGTTTCGACAGGCGTGTGTGAGGAGAGACCATGCTCGGCTGGCGGCTCGCCATATCGGCGATCCTCATTCCTTCGATCGTCCTGCTGTTCTTTCTGGACGCTCATCTCGGCACACCGGCGCCGGTCCTGTTCCTGTTGTGCGTGTTTCTGTGCCTGCGCAGCACGTACGAGATGATCGACCTGATGCGCGAGCGATCATTCGCGCCGCACTGGCGACTGACAGCGCTTTGCGGCGTGGCGGTCATTGTTGCTGCCTGGGGCCCCCGCATGGTCGGGCTCGAACGGAACACGCTGATCGTCCTGGGCGTCGTCGCGATGACGTATGCGATGTGCGTCCTGCTGCTGTTCTTCGCCGCTGCAATGCGTTATCGGGAGCCCGGCCGCAGCGTCGACACACTGGGAGCGGAAATCCTGACGGTCAGCTACGCCGGGTTTCTGCTGGGCCTGACCGCGCAGCTTCGCTGGGTGGTGGGGACCGACGCCGGCTACATCGTCCTCGGTTCACTGCTCGTGACCGCCAAGTCGGGAGATGTGGGGGCATTCTTTGTCGGGCGGCTGTTCGGTCGCCGCAAGATGGCCCCGCTGCTCAGTCCCGGCAAGACCTGGGCCGGAGCAGTCGGTGCACTGCTCGGCGGTGCGGTCGGTGCCTGGGCCTGGTTGACCTACGCGACGCCATGGCTGTATCCGGAAGCCGAGCCGACTCCCTGGTACTGGTCGGCCCTCTACGGCGTGCTGATTGGCATCGTCGGCCTGATCGGCGATCTGTGCGAATCGATGGTCAAACGGGACATGGGCAAGAAGGACTCGGCCAATCTGCTGCCCGGTTTCGGGGGACTGCTCGATCTGCTCGACAGTGTGCTCTATTCCGGTCCGGTCGCCCTGGTGCTGTGGGTGGTTCTGCCGCTTGCCACGTGGCGGTAGGTTGGATCGGCTCGGCGGAGCCGCAGGGTGCTGTCGCCGGAGGCGACGCACCGATCATGCGAGGTGCGGCGTCGCTCCGCATTTCCTCAGGTGGGGCAGGCATTCATGCCGGCCTGTCCACTCGCTTGCGCTTCGTGCTGGTATCGCTTTCGGCCCCACCGGACGCAGCCGGTGGGCTTGCTCACGCCTCACTTCTCCTCGGTCAGCTCACCGGCATCGTACTTTGCCCAGAAGGCGTCCGGCGTCATCACCCGATCGTAGTCGTCGAACTGCACGTCGAGCTGCGTCAACGTCGTCATGCCCCGAACGACATCCAGCCCTTCAGTGATGTTCCGGGGAGTAAAGATCAACCGCGTGAGCGGCAATCCTTCCAGCGGACGAAGGTCCGTGATCGGCGTCCCCGCGATATTCAGTCGACGCAGCGACGTCTTTCCCGCCAGCGGCGACAGATCGTCCACCTGTGTCTCCTGAATGTCCAGGCTCTCCAGGTTGATGTCCGCCAGGGCCGAGATGTCGCTGACCGGCGTTTCCCGCAGCCAGATCGTCCCCAGCCGCGGCATCGTGCGGACGACGCTGATGTCCTTCACCTGCGTATCGAACAGACTGAGCTGGTCGAATCCCATCCCTTCCAGCGGGGAAATGTCCTCGACCGGACAATGTTCCATCCGGAGATTCTGCAGCGGCATGCCGTGCACCACACTGATGTCCCGGACGTTCGTTCCTTCGAGGTACAGCTCTTCGAGCCGCATTCCCTCCAGCGGGCTGATGTCATCGACCGGGGTATTGGTCAGATCGAGAAAGCGGAGCGGCATCCCTTCCAGCGGCGAGAGATCGTCAACTTTCGTCTCGAACAGCGACAGACGTTCGAGCGGCATTCCGGCCAGAGGACTCAGATCGCTGACCGCCGTGCGGGACAGGTCGAGCAATTTCAGTGGTTGCCCTTTGAGCGGCGCGAGATCTTCGACGGCCGATTCGGCCAGGAACGCTTCGACGAAACGTCCTCCCGCCTTGCGGAATTCGGTGTTCTTGCCGACACCCAGTTGCCTCCTCAGTTCGTCCGCTGTCAGCTGGGCCGAAAAGTCCATGGCCGGGGCCGACGGAACCGGGGGCGCTTCGGCCCGATCGGTGGAGTTGGTCTCTTCGGGTTGTGATGCGTCGGAGCATCCCAGTGAGATCAGCAGCAGGCCGACGACGATGAAGCGTTTCACGGGCGAACCGATAACAGTCTGGTGGGGAGAATGACGAATGTGCAGTGGACCGGTGAGGCACAACGATCCACGACCGTGCCGATCGTACCGATTCGCTGGCTTAAAGTCAGCCGGGGCGGGCTGGCAGTGACCTGTCAGTCCCCTTATCATCCATGAACGCACGTTGATGTTTTGGTGGGCCGCGACAGAGGGAGCATTTATGCTCAGTTTCGGGAGGTCGAACCTTGCGGCTGCCGTCCTGGCAGCGTCCATTCTGTGGACCGGTCACGTGGTGGCCGCCGACGGCGAGGTTGATGATGCGGGGCTGGCGTTCTTCGAGAAACGCATCCGGCCGGTGCTGGTCGAACAGTGTTACAGCTGCCACGCGGTCGACGCGAAGTCGGTCCGTGGAGGCCTCGTCGTCGACTCGCGTGACGGACTGCTCGTCGGCGGCGATTCGGGGGCGGCGATCGTTCCCGGAAAGCCGGACGAAAGCCTGCTGATCGAGGCGCTTCGCTACGAGAGCTATGAGATGCCCCCCAAGGGCAAGCTGCCGCAGCCGGTCATCGACGACTTCGTCAAATGGGTCGAAATGGGAGCCCCCGACCCACGGGACGGCCAGGCGAAAGTGGCCGAGGGAGGCATCGACCTCGAACAGGGCCGGCAGCACTGGTCCTTCCAGCCGGTCAAACGGCATCCGGTTCCCGCACCACAGAGCGCTGATTGGGCTGCGGGGCCGATCGATCGCTTCATCCTGGACCGCCTGGAGCAGGAAGGCCTGCAACCGGCAGCGGATGCAGACCGGCGGACACTGCTCCGCCGTGTGACGTTCGATCTGACCGGGCTTCCCCCCACGCCGGCCGAAATCGACGCGTTTCTCGCCGACGACTCTCCCGACGCGTTCGAGAAGGTGGTCGACCGGCTGCTCGATTCGCCGCACTTCGGCGAACGATGGGGACGGCATTGGCTCGACGTGGCCCGTTTCGCGGAATCCACCGGAGGCGGGCGATCGCTGCTGTACCAAGTCTCCTGGCAGTATCGCGACTATGTGGTCCGGGCTTTCAACGAAGACAAACCTTTCGATCGGTTCATCATTGAGCAGATCGCCGGCGACCTGCTGCCGTACGACGATGCCGTTCAGGGCCGTGACCAGCTCGTGGCGACGGCGTTTCTTGCCCTGGGGCCGCATAACTACGAGAACCAGGACAAGGAACAGTTGCGGATGGACGTCATCGACGAACAGATCGACGTCACTGGACGGGCCTTCCTCGCGTTGACGATCGGATGCGCCCGCTGCCACGACCACAAGTTCGATCCCGTTCCGACCGCAGACTATTACGCGCTGGCGGGAATCTTTCGCAGCACGAACTCTCTGGTGGACGGCAACGTCTCGAGGTGGGTTTCCCGGCCGCTCCCACTTCCCGCCGAGCAGCAACGCCAACTCGACGAACACAATCGGGCCGTGGCGCGTGTGACGAAAGAGCTGAAAGCACGATCCAGCGAACTCGAGCAACTGCAGTCGCAACTTCCGGCGGTGACCGTCGACGACGACAAGGCCACGCTGACCGGCGAGTGGACGCCAAGTACCAGTATCGGTCCGTTCGTCGCACGCGGCTATCGGCACGCGAAGAACAGCAACGCGACCGCGACCTTCCGGCTGACGCTTCCGCGCGCTGGACGCTATGCAGTCCGCATTGCCTACACGGCGTCGGCGAATCGCAGCCCCAATGCCCGCGTGAGAGTGCACTACGCCGGCGGCGTCGACGAGCTGCAGGTCAATCAGCAGAAGAAGCCAACCCTCGATGGCCTCTACTTCCCGCTGGGCGAGTACGTGTTCGATGGCGAGGCTGTCGTCGAATTCCCTGTCGAGAACACCACAGGCCACGTCATCATCGACGCGGTCCAGGCCGTCTGCCTCGAGCCCGCCGACGGAGAGGTCGCAAAGGAACTGGCGGAACGAGCGGAACAGGCCCGCGCGCTGGAAGAAACGATCACGCAGTTGCAGCAAAGCCTGCAGGAGCTCGAGGAGAACAAGCCGCCAAAGGCTGTCGAGGTCATGGCGGTCGAAGAAGCGGACGAGATCGGCGACTACGCGATCTGCATCCGCGGCAATGTCCATAAGCTGGGGGATCGGGTACCGCGAGGTTTTCTATCGGTCATTCCCATCGAACAACCGGCGATCAGCGACGACAGCAGCGGCCGGCTCGAACTGGCCCGCTGGATCGCCCATCCCGACAATCCGCTCACACCGCGGGTGGCCGTCAATCGCATCTGGCATCATCTGTTCGGCCAGGGCATCGTGCGAACGGTCGACAACTTCGGCGTGCCGGGTGAACTGCCGTCGCATCCCGAACTGCTCGACTATCTGGCCTCGCAACTGATCGACTCGGGCTGGTCGAACAAACAGATGGTTCGCGAGATCGTGCTTTCGCGGACGTACCGGCTGTCTTCGGATCGCGGAGAACGTGCAATTGCCGCCGATGCCGAAAACCGCTGGCTTGCCGGCCAGAACCGCAGACGGCTGGAGGCCGAAGCGATCTACGATTCGGTTCTGTCTCTCTCCGGTCAACTCGACCGGCAGACAGGAGGGGATACGGTCCGGCCGGGGACGCGGTCGGAGTACGGATACCGCTTCGACACGGGCCGTCGGGCAATATATCTGCCGGTGTTTCGCAACCGGTTGCACGATCTGCTGACGGTCTTCGACTTCCCGAATCCGAACCTCTCGAACGGCCGCCGCAAGGTGACGACACTCGCGACGCAGGCGCTGTTTCTGATGAACAGCCCGTTCATCTGGGAGCAGTCCCGGCTGACGGCCGAACGGCTGCTGGCGGACGAGTCGCTCACCGACTCCGAACGTCTCGCGCAACTCTATCAATGGGCTCTGGGACGGGAACCCTCCTCGGCCGAGCGTGAGCTGGCCCTGAAGTATCTGGCGGCCGATTCGGCCGATCCCGTCGAGATGTGGGGAACCCTCTGCCAGGCGGTGATCGCCAGCGTCGATTTCCGGTACGTGTACTGAGTAACTATTTCAATGTTGCTTCCCGGGAAGCCCGGTGGGGCAGGCATTCCTGCCTGCCGGCAAGCGTCGTGAAGAGTTCCGATCGGGGAAAGCTCAAGTAGGGTGGGTTAGCGCAGCGTAACCCACCATCCGATATGCATCACATGCTCACCCGCCTGCGGCGTGAGAGCATGGCACCCTGTTTCGGGTGTTCAACCGACTGTCCGAGCAGCGACGGGTGGCCGGGGTCGGAACGAGTGAAACGAGT
This region includes:
- a CDS encoding isoprenyl transferase — protein: MSHTPYTADEITALGLTPGQLPRHVAIIMDGNGRWAQRRGLPRVEGHRRGVTSVRAVVEECAKLELDQLTLYCLSSENWKRPQMELELLLNLLQRYVVAERDEIMRQNIRFCTIGRTSELNRRVLQEVQKTIELSRENDGMRLCLALNYGGRGEIVDAVQEIAHAVKDGRLNPDEITESTVSEHLYTAGMSDPDLVIRTASEMRVSNFLLWQISYAELFVTPTLWPEFREPHLREAFNEYTQRERRFGGLKTSGLQPARNGSIPADGT
- a CDS encoding DUF1553 domain-containing protein gives rise to the protein MLSFGRSNLAAAVLAASILWTGHVVAADGEVDDAGLAFFEKRIRPVLVEQCYSCHAVDAKSVRGGLVVDSRDGLLVGGDSGAAIVPGKPDESLLIEALRYESYEMPPKGKLPQPVIDDFVKWVEMGAPDPRDGQAKVAEGGIDLEQGRQHWSFQPVKRHPVPAPQSADWAAGPIDRFILDRLEQEGLQPAADADRRTLLRRVTFDLTGLPPTPAEIDAFLADDSPDAFEKVVDRLLDSPHFGERWGRHWLDVARFAESTGGGRSLLYQVSWQYRDYVVRAFNEDKPFDRFIIEQIAGDLLPYDDAVQGRDQLVATAFLALGPHNYENQDKEQLRMDVIDEQIDVTGRAFLALTIGCARCHDHKFDPVPTADYYALAGIFRSTNSLVDGNVSRWVSRPLPLPAEQQRQLDEHNRAVARVTKELKARSSELEQLQSQLPAVTVDDDKATLTGEWTPSTSIGPFVARGYRHAKNSNATATFRLTLPRAGRYAVRIAYTASANRSPNARVRVHYAGGVDELQVNQQKKPTLDGLYFPLGEYVFDGEAVVEFPVENTTGHVIIDAVQAVCLEPADGEVAKELAERAEQARALEETITQLQQSLQELEENKPPKAVEVMAVEEADEIGDYAICIRGNVHKLGDRVPRGFLSVIPIEQPAISDDSSGRLELARWIAHPDNPLTPRVAVNRIWHHLFGQGIVRTVDNFGVPGELPSHPELLDYLASQLIDSGWSNKQMVREIVLSRTYRLSSDRGERAIAADAENRWLAGQNRRRLEAEAIYDSVLSLSGQLDRQTGGDTVRPGTRSEYGYRFDTGRRAIYLPVFRNRLHDLLTVFDFPNPNLSNGRRKVTTLATQALFLMNSPFIWEQSRLTAERLLADESLTDSERLAQLYQWALGREPSSAERELALKYLAADSADPVEMWGTLCQAVIASVDFRYVY
- a CDS encoding carbon storage regulator; the protein is MRDIDCGIDDTIAIGEVTITVLDIEGNEVRLGISSPEEGIDYREVVLQVGESCRPHAMDLAAAVCLN
- a CDS encoding D-2-hydroxyacid dehydrogenase, encoding MKFVVFPPVDDRRLAAIRSAAGPMQVAAPADANAALREIVDADAFFGKLTPDLLAAATQLKWVQSPTASLEHYLFPELIEHPLRLSNMRGLFSDVIADHVMGYVLCFARQLHRYLRQQINHTWSPIGGEQTRPGFATGPGQVSPIDRAHQHLGDCTLGVVGVGHIGSEIVRRAAAFGMTVLGVDPYPRPVEGVLDDVWALDRLDELLAASDYVVIAAPHTPETEKLFDAQRISWMKSSAVLINIGRGIIVDLQDLTDALEGNVIAGAALDVFETEPLPEDHPLWGMENVILTPHVAAASPRVAERHLDVLLENIRRFVAGEEPTNLVDKTQWF
- the glnA gene encoding type I glutamate--ammonia ligase, with the translated sequence MSFPTSPSEFFDFCKEHNVQQLDLKFCDIFGAWQHCTYPIDMVDDGVFEDGFGFDGSSIRGWQAINESDMLAVPDPSSARIDPFFGTPTVSLIADIYDPITKQAYDKDPRGVAKRGIEYLKQTGIADTCFIGPEPEFFVFDDVRYMSTQRSAMYEIDSSEAAWNTGRSEEGGNLGHKVGYKGGYFPVSPSDTMHDLRSAMVAELQKVGIVVEAHHHEVGTAGQCEIDMKFSPLIQMADQFLWYKYIIKNVAKQHGKTVTFMPKPIFEDNGSGMHTHISLWKGGDPLMAGDGYAGMSETGLHAIGGIIKHGRALIALSNPTANSFHRLVPGFEAPVTLAMSQRNRSASCRIPMYSPSPKAKRVEFRCPDPSACGYLSFTALMMAMIDGIQNKIDPGEPLDRDIYDMTPEELAETNVAPKSLGEALDALEADHDFLTAGDVFSEGLLKSFMEHKREEEIDQIRLRPHPFEFDLYYDC
- a CDS encoding leucine-rich repeat domain-containing protein is translated as MKRFIVVGLLLISLGCSDASQPEETNSTDRAEAPPVPSAPAMDFSAQLTADELRRQLGVGKNTEFRKAGGRFVEAFLAESAVEDLAPLKGQPLKLLDLSRTAVSDLSPLAGMPLERLSLFETKVDDLSPLEGMPLRFLDLTNTPVDDISPLEGMRLEELYLEGTNVRDISVVHGMPLQNLRMEHCPVEDISPLEGMGFDQLSLFDTQVKDISVVRTMPRLGTIWLRETPVSDISALADINLESLDIQETQVDDLSPLAGKTSLRRLNIAGTPITDLRPLEGLPLTRLIFTPRNITEGLDVVRGMTTLTQLDVQFDDYDRVMTPDAFWAKYDAGELTEEK
- a CDS encoding phosphatidate cytidylyltransferase codes for the protein MLGWRLAISAILIPSIVLLFFLDAHLGTPAPVLFLLCVFLCLRSTYEMIDLMRERSFAPHWRLTALCGVAVIVAAWGPRMVGLERNTLIVLGVVAMTYAMCVLLLFFAAAMRYREPGRSVDTLGAEILTVSYAGFLLGLTAQLRWVVGTDAGYIVLGSLLVTAKSGDVGAFFVGRLFGRRKMAPLLSPGKTWAGAVGALLGGAVGAWAWLTYATPWLYPEAEPTPWYWSALYGVLIGIVGLIGDLCESMVKRDMGKKDSANLLPGFGGLLDLLDSVLYSGPVALVLWVVLPLATWR